The Methanospirillum lacunae region GCATGTTTCTCGATATACAACTCGCCAAACATCTGCTCCTGGCGCAGACCTACCTTACCATCATGCATCAAAAACAGAAGCGGAATATACACTTGGGAAATAGGCCACCCAAGTCTGGCTGCAACATCCCGGAGAGTGACCGTATCCTGACGTTCAATACAACCAAAGCATTCCAAAAGAACATCGTCAGTGCTTTCATGGTATCCTTCTTCATGAGCAATGGAGACGATATCCTCCGCATACCATCCGTCGTCACGAACCCATGAATCACGCTGGCGCCGACGATCCTCCTTCTCGGCATTTCGAAGCAATGCAATAAGATCATACAGAGTGATCGGCTGTTTGCGCATACTCTTCCGGTCAAGCCGTCTGACAATTTCGTGCTCCAGTAAAAGTATCGGGTTTCCCGGAACTCTCGAAGACCC contains the following coding sequences:
- a CDS encoding segregation and condensation protein A, whose amino-acid sequence is MIEDPVEILVQMAERGEIDPWNVNIIEVTDRFFTEMEKQRTLDLRVSGRTLFYAATLLRIKSDYLAVEEEDPIPEDDGEIDEGDGDYGSSRVPGNPILLLEHEIVRRLDRKSMRKQPITLYDLIALLRNAEKEDRRRQRDSWVRDDGWYAEDIVSIAHEEGYHESTDDVLLECFGCIERQDTVTLRDVAARLGWPISQVYIPLLFLMHDGKVGLRQEQMFGELYIEKHAGDPAA